The following proteins come from a genomic window of Limosilactobacillus reuteri:
- the arsC gene encoding arsenate reductase (thioredoxin), producing MNKIYFLCTGNSCRSQMAEGYARIFLKDKYEIQSAGLEAHGVNPLAIEVMAEDNIDISHQYSKTIDPHYFKTANLIVTLCGDAKDRCPVIAPPTHSIYWPLPDPAQATGTPEQQLQIFRQVRNEIKQRILALVSNP from the coding sequence ATGAATAAAATTTATTTCTTATGTACTGGCAATTCTTGTCGCAGTCAAATGGCGGAAGGATATGCAAGAATTTTTCTGAAAGACAAGTACGAAATCCAAAGTGCTGGTCTTGAAGCTCACGGCGTTAACCCCCTAGCAATTGAGGTAATGGCAGAAGACAATATCGATATTAGTCACCAATATTCTAAAACGATTGATCCTCATTATTTTAAGACCGCCAATTTAATTGTAACCTTATGCGGAGACGCCAAAGACCGTTGCCCAGTCATCGCTCCTCCAACGCACAGTATCTACTGGCCTCTGCCAGATCCAGCACAAGCCACCGGAACTCCTGAACAGCAGTTGCAAATTTTCCGGCAAGTACGCAATGAGATTAAGCAGCGGATTTTAGCCTTAGTAAGCAACCCGTAA